ATCATGGCGCCGCCACCGAAGCCCATGATGGCCATGCCGGTCGCCATGCCGCGGCGGTCCGGAAACCATTTCACGAGCGTCGACACCGGCGAGATGTAGCCCAGGCCAAGACCGACACCACCGATCACGCCGGAGCCGAGCCACATGATCCAGAGCTGGTGGACGTGGATTCCGATCGCGCCGAGCACGAGACCACCGCACCAGCACAGCGCGGCGACGAAGCCTGCCTTGCGCGGCCCGACCCGCTCGAGCCAGCCGCCCCACAGCGCCGCGGAAACGCCGAGCACGACGAAGAAAAGCGTGTACATCCAGCCCAGGCTCGCGACCTTCCAGTCGCAGGTCGTCGTGAACAGCTCCTGGACCAGCGAGATGTCAGGGCAGGCCTTCGGCGCGGTCAGGCCGATCGCGCGCGACAGCGGCAGCCAGAACACCGAGAAGCCGTAGGCCATGCCGATGCAGAGATGGATGCAGAGCGCGGCCGGCGGCACCAACCAGCGGTTGAAGCCAGCGGCCGCAATGGTCCGCTCCTTGTCGAGGAAGCCAGCCCCGGCGCCGGTCATCGTGCCGGCGCTGCTAATCGTTGTCATTCGTCCCTCCATGCAGCGCGCACCGTCCCGGGCGCGGCTGCCATCGCCCATCCTGTTGTCGCAGCAGGAGGCAAATCGGCTGCCGCATGCTGCTTTGCACAATTTTCGGACGCGCCAGGATCGCTTCGCGCACTCCGAAAACGCCAACACCTGTCATGTCAGGATATGCCGCTACCAGCGCCGGCCAGACTCGAAAACGCCCGCCCCCAGATTGCGTGCCCTGCCACAGGCCGCGACGTAGCCTCCGCGCGTCCTTTTACGGAGAACGTAATTTGGGACAGAAGGCGGCGGCAGTGTCGATAGGCAAATGGTAGAAATCAGAACCTAAGCGATAATGTGGCTGTCGATCGAACTATGTGGCCGCCAATGGCGGCGATTTGGCTTTTCTATGGCCCGATCGATTTCTCCTATGGAGCAGCGGTCCGCGGCGCCGCGATCAGGCTGGAGCCTTGGTCCCATATTGCAGGACCTGCACCTTTTCGAGCGTGACGAGCCCGCTCGACATCATCCCATCCAGAGCAGGGAGGAAGGCCTTGATCTTGTCCTCGGCATCGACGATCTCGATCACCAGCGGCAAATCCTCCGACAGCCGCAGGATCTTCGTCGTGTGCAGCCGGCTCGATGCGCCGAAGCCCATCGGTCCGCGCAGCACCGTGGCGCCCGCCAGGGGCATCTCGCGCGCCTTCAGCACGATCGCTTCATAGAGCGGCGAGCCACCGAATTTGTCGTCCTCACCGATGAAAATGCGCAGCAACAACGCCTGCTTCGGGATTTGCATGGTCAGCTCCCTTTCAAACGATTGAGGCGGCTTGCCACCCGATGGCCGAGCCACACGGCCACGAGCCAAGTTACGACCGAGACGGCAATATATGACAGCGCTGTTTTCGTCGTACCGCCGTGCAGCAGGCGGAACGTCTCCAGGCTGAACGCCGAGAAGGTGGTGTAGCCGCCGCAGAACCCGGTCATCACGAACTGCCGCTGCCGCGTGCTCGCAAACAGTCTGCCATCGGGGCCGCTCAGCGTGCTGTAGAATCCGATGATGAAGGAGCCCGTGATGTTGACGAACAGTGTCGCCCACGGGAAGCCTGCCGCCGCGGGGATCAGCAGCGACGCCAGGTAGCGCGCCAGGCTGCCCAGCATGCCGCCGGCGGCGACGCAGACGTAGAGGATCGCCGTGTTCCAGGTGCTCGATTTCGCTGCGGAGGTCATCGCGTCCCGCTCACTTCAAGATATCGGCGAGCGTGAAGCCCGACGCGACGGCGCCGAGGCAGAGCACCACGGACAGCGCCACATAGCCCGCCGCACGGCTGCTCTCGCCGTCGCGCGCGAGCGTCAGCGTCTGCAGGCTGAACGAGGAGACGGTGGTGTAGCAGCCGAGAAATCCGGTCACCGCGAACAGCCACGGATCGGGCGACGCAAGGACCGAGGCCTTGTCCTCGGCGAGCGCGCCGAAGATGCCGATCAGGAAAGCGCCGGTGACATTGATCAGCAATGTCCCCCACGGAAACGTCTCGCCCACGCGCCGCGCCACGAAGCCGGAGACGAAGTAGCGCGCCATGGCTCCAAGCACGCTTCCGAGCGCCACGCTGATCATTCCGCTTAGCACGCCCACCTCCAATTGCGTCTTGTCCAATTGCGTCTTGCGTCCACCCTTTCAGGCAGCCGCGGCCGATCGGACCCGTTGCTTCCAGTGGAGGAGTTTGGACAAGCTCCTACCGACGCGAAAGCGCCCGGCAGGAGTCATCAGCCTTGCGGCGGTTGTCGGGGGACCCCATCCCCATCGGCTTTGAAGAATAATGGACGGAACGCGTCTGGCGCAACAGCTTTCGATGGCGTGCTGAAAGCCTGTCTCATGACAGTGCTTGTGAGCCGGCCTTTTCGATCAGGAACACGATGCGCGCCTCGCTGCGCTCGCGGATTTCAACCGCATCCCCGGTCTCGCGGATCAGGTTCGGGATGTCGATCACCGACAAGGGATCGGTGCAATGCACCTCCAGGAAGTCGCCCGGTGCGACCGCCTTCAGCGCCTTCCGCGTCTTCAGGGCCGGCAGCGGACATTTAAGGCCGGTGAGGTCGAGTTTTGTTGTCGTCGTCATCGGCGCAAGATGGCGAAGCGGTGCCGCGAGGTCAACGGCGAGAAACCTAGATCAGATTTGCGTAGGCCAGAAAGCCGACGCTCGCGCCGGGCTCGACGAGGGTGACCTGCTCGCCGAGTTCGACCAGCCCGTCGGTATCGACCAGCGATGACAACAGCCCCGCCCCCTCGCGCGGAAACTT
This genomic interval from Bradyrhizobium sp. NP1 contains the following:
- a CDS encoding DUF190 domain-containing protein encodes the protein MQIPKQALLLRIFIGEDDKFGGSPLYEAIVLKAREMPLAGATVLRGPMGFGASSRLHTTKILRLSEDLPLVIEIVDAEDKIKAFLPALDGMMSSGLVTLEKVQVLQYGTKAPA
- the crcB gene encoding fluoride efflux transporter CrcB, with translation MTSAAKSSTWNTAILYVCVAAGGMLGSLARYLASLLIPAAAGFPWATLFVNITGSFIIGFYSTLSGPDGRLFASTRQRQFVMTGFCGGYTTFSAFSLETFRLLHGGTTKTALSYIAVSVVTWLVAVWLGHRVASRLNRLKGS
- the crcB gene encoding fluoride efflux transporter CrcB gives rise to the protein MISVALGSVLGAMARYFVSGFVARRVGETFPWGTLLINVTGAFLIGIFGALAEDKASVLASPDPWLFAVTGFLGCYTTVSSFSLQTLTLARDGESSRAAGYVALSVVLCLGAVASGFTLADILK
- a CDS encoding sulfurtransferase TusA family protein gives rise to the protein MTTTTKLDLTGLKCPLPALKTRKALKAVAPGDFLEVHCTDPLSVIDIPNLIRETGDAVEIRERSEARIVFLIEKAGSQALS